A region from the Geobacillus vulcani PSS1 genome encodes:
- a CDS encoding glycerophosphodiester phosphodiesterase family protein has product MRRIAALRQWPHVLLLLCLPLGLAASTAAQPSVAPKPIIIAHRGASGHAPEHTLTSYRLAARMQADYIEVDVRATRDGKLVALHDATLVRTTNAETVYPRRSPWQVSDFSIRELKKLDAGAWFAPRFAGERVPTLDEVIQMLKAERVEAPLYIETKQPGIEKAVAHLLQSHHMLRPDRVMFQSFSPKSLEALRRLIPRGIPLIQLIDGREAQHWNDQRLRQIASYADGIGLPLSAVTKERVRAAHRRGLIVHVYTVNAPHDLARLCAMGVDGIFTDYPDRPARIAACRRPPDY; this is encoded by the coding sequence TTGCGCCGAATCGCCGCCCTCCGCCAATGGCCTCATGTGTTGTTGTTATTGTGCCTGCCGCTCGGCCTCGCCGCATCAACCGCTGCACAGCCGTCCGTCGCGCCGAAACCGATCATCATCGCTCACCGCGGCGCATCCGGACACGCGCCGGAGCATACGCTCACGTCCTACCGCCTCGCCGCCCGCATGCAGGCGGACTATATCGAAGTCGATGTGCGGGCAACCCGAGACGGGAAGCTCGTTGCTTTGCATGATGCCACACTCGTCCGGACGACAAACGCCGAAACGGTCTATCCGCGCCGATCGCCATGGCAGGTCAGCGATTTTTCAATTCGTGAGCTCAAAAAGTTGGATGCTGGGGCGTGGTTTGCTCCGCGCTTTGCCGGCGAGCGCGTCCCGACGCTTGATGAGGTCATTCAGATGTTGAAAGCGGAGCGTGTGGAAGCCCCGTTGTACATCGAAACGAAACAGCCCGGCATCGAAAAGGCCGTCGCGCACCTGCTGCAAAGCCATCACATGTTGCGCCCCGACCGCGTCATGTTTCAATCGTTTTCCCCAAAAAGCCTCGAGGCGCTGCGCCGGCTCATTCCGCGCGGCATTCCGCTCATTCAATTGATCGACGGAAGAGAAGCGCAACATTGGAACGATCAACGGCTGAGACAAATCGCCTCCTACGCCGATGGCATCGGCTTGCCGCTTTCGGCCGTCACCAAAGAGCGAGTGCGCGCCGCCCATCGCCGCGGGCTCATCGTCCACGTCTATACCGTCAATGCGCCGCACGATCTGGCGCGCCTATGCGCCATGGGCGTGGACGGGATCTTTACCGACTATCCCGACCGCCCAGCTCGCATCGCTGCTTGCCGCCGGCCGCCCGACTATTGA
- a CDS encoding HoxN/HupN/NixA family nickel/cobalt transporter, which yields MEWASYAMLAIFLGMRHGMDSDHVAAIADMVGSESRRRQQLALGIMYAIGHGAIVFVMGMAALVVGARLPESSAAAIELLVGGTLVLLGGMMLFSLFRRGEVKSRFQLLYEFGYTVTRWLRGGRERGSCRPFSHVGWAGALIIGIIHGIGVESPTQLAIITRAAGKVHVSAAALQLGLFVAGLLMATMATAAGLSWGFWKAKQRERLFYVLGAVTGIYSIWLGMSMIIEIWRGGL from the coding sequence ATGGAATGGGCGAGTTATGCAATGTTAGCGATATTTCTCGGCATGCGTCATGGGATGGACAGCGACCATGTTGCGGCCATTGCGGATATGGTCGGAAGCGAGTCGCGGCGAAGACAGCAGTTGGCACTCGGAATCATGTACGCTATTGGACACGGAGCGATCGTGTTTGTCATGGGGATGGCGGCACTCGTAGTTGGTGCTCGGCTTCCCGAGTCGTCAGCCGCCGCCATTGAGCTCTTAGTTGGTGGTACGCTTGTGCTGCTTGGCGGGATGATGCTTTTTTCTCTTTTTCGGCGGGGTGAGGTGAAAAGCCGGTTTCAGCTCCTTTATGAGTTCGGCTATACGGTTACTCGATGGTTGCGGGGAGGGAGAGAAAGGGGCAGTTGCCGTCCTTTTTCGCATGTTGGTTGGGCTGGCGCCTTGATCATCGGCATCATTCATGGCATTGGCGTCGAAAGCCCGACCCAGCTAGCCATTATCACCCGCGCAGCCGGAAAAGTGCATGTGAGCGCCGCTGCCCTTCAGCTTGGGCTGTTTGTCGCCGGCCTGCTCATGGCGACGATGGCCACAGCGGCTGGATTATCATGGGGATTTTGGAAAGCAAAACAACGGGAACGGCTGTTTTATGTCCTTGGTGCGGTCACAGGGATTTACAGCATATGGTTAGGGATGTCGATGATAATCGAGATATGGAGAGGGGGGCTGTAA
- the pepF gene encoding oligoendopeptidase F, whose product MKRWLLGLAAGLLLTSPWPTSAAETAYEWNVADIYPSEHEWMRDYQAVQNALPKLAAFEGKLDDAKTIAQLFALNEQTARKLEKLSLYAHLKRDLNIEDKTAARLGAKVEALAAHYAAKTAFIEPELLALPERTLRKLQKSEPLKAYRYYFHELREQKPHTLTKREEQLLAKLSPALGEAENIYDHAARGDYEPPSVKMPNGKTVTLTDDQYAAMLEHSDRRYRKAAFEAKAKSYEALEQTAAATLYASVKADELYANVRRYPSGLAAALAADDVPKEVFDHLIAATRRHLPALHRYVELRRRALGLDRVHSYDLYVPLVSETMKPIPVETAKTLIVEGLKPLGADYIRHVHRAFQERWLDVYPRPKKYTGGYNTGAYDTHPFILLNYNGSLDSVLTMAHELGHAMHSVYTNEAQPYHYSGHSIFTAEVASTANEWLMLDYLYKQAKTKEEKLRLLIEQIEQIRGTLYTQVMYSEFERMIHDKVRQGGSLTADELNDLWLGLLKTYYGPAYAADPGAARGWLRIPHFYDAFYVYKYATSLAASHAIVRAIKTDQSGEAVKRYKQFLRAGASDDPIRLLKRAGVDMTSPEPVERVLRHFTALVDELDKQLASKHSSS is encoded by the coding sequence ATGAAGCGCTGGCTCCTTGGGCTCGCCGCCGGGCTTCTTTTGACCTCCCCATGGCCGACATCGGCCGCCGAAACCGCATACGAATGGAATGTAGCTGACATTTACCCATCCGAGCACGAGTGGATGCGCGACTATCAGGCGGTGCAAAACGCCTTGCCGAAACTGGCGGCGTTTGAAGGGAAGCTTGACGATGCCAAGACAATCGCCCAACTGTTCGCCCTCAACGAACAAACGGCCCGCAAGCTCGAAAAACTGTCGCTTTACGCCCATTTAAAACGCGACTTGAACATCGAAGACAAGACGGCCGCGCGGCTCGGGGCAAAAGTGGAAGCGCTCGCCGCCCACTATGCGGCGAAAACAGCGTTTATCGAGCCAGAACTGCTCGCCCTCCCAGAGCGAACGCTCAGGAAGCTGCAAAAAAGTGAACCGCTGAAGGCGTACCGCTATTACTTCCATGAGTTGCGCGAACAAAAACCGCATACGCTCACGAAACGCGAAGAGCAGCTGCTCGCGAAACTATCGCCGGCGCTCGGGGAAGCGGAGAACATTTATGACCACGCCGCCCGCGGCGATTATGAGCCGCCGTCTGTCAAGATGCCGAACGGAAAAACGGTGACGTTGACCGATGACCAATACGCCGCCATGCTTGAACACTCGGACCGCCGTTATCGAAAAGCGGCGTTTGAAGCCAAAGCCAAAAGCTATGAAGCCCTGGAACAAACCGCAGCCGCAACGCTGTATGCCTCGGTCAAAGCGGATGAATTGTATGCGAACGTGCGCCGCTATCCGTCCGGCCTCGCCGCCGCCCTTGCCGCCGATGACGTACCGAAGGAAGTGTTTGATCACTTGATCGCCGCCACCCGCCGTCACTTGCCGGCGCTTCACCGCTATGTCGAACTGCGGCGGCGCGCGCTCGGGCTGGACCGCGTCCATAGCTATGACTTGTACGTACCGCTTGTCAGTGAAACAATGAAGCCAATTCCTGTTGAAACGGCGAAGACGCTCATTGTCGAAGGGCTCAAGCCGCTCGGCGCCGACTATATTCGCCACGTGCACCGAGCGTTTCAAGAACGATGGTTGGACGTCTACCCGCGCCCGAAAAAATATACGGGCGGCTATAACACCGGAGCGTATGACACCCATCCGTTCATCTTGCTCAATTACAACGGTTCGCTTGACAGCGTGTTGACGATGGCCCACGAACTTGGACACGCCATGCATTCCGTGTACACGAACGAGGCGCAGCCGTACCATTATTCCGGCCATTCGATTTTCACCGCGGAAGTGGCATCAACGGCGAACGAATGGCTCATGCTCGATTATTTGTACAAACAGGCGAAAACAAAAGAAGAAAAACTCCGCCTGCTCATCGAACAAATCGAGCAAATTCGCGGCACATTGTACACGCAAGTGATGTATTCCGAATTTGAGCGAATGATTCACGACAAGGTGCGCCAAGGCGGCAGTCTCACAGCGGACGAATTGAACGATCTTTGGCTTGGCCTGCTCAAAACGTATTACGGCCCGGCGTACGCTGCCGATCCCGGCGCCGCGCGCGGCTGGCTGCGCATTCCGCATTTTTATGACGCCTTTTATGTATACAAATATGCCACTTCGCTCGCGGCCTCGCACGCCATTGTGCGCGCTATCAAAACCGATCAAAGCGGCGAAGCGGTAAAGCGGTACAAACAATTTTTGCGCGCCGGCGCATCCGATGACCCGATCCGTCTGCTTAAGCGGGCCGGAGTGGATATGACAAGCCCCGAACCGGTCGAGCGCGTCTTGCGCCACTTTACTGCTCTTGTCGATGAACTCGACAAACAGCTGGCAAGCAAACATTCCTCATCATGA
- a CDS encoding nicotinate phosphoribosyltransferase, giving the protein MKKYADDSLMLHTDLYQINMVETYWEDGMHERRAVFEVFFRKLPFGNGYAVFAGLERVIQFLQQFRFSDSDIDYLRQELGYRDDFLDYLRTLRFTGTVRSMREGEVVFANEPIMRIEAPLAEAQLIETAILNIINFQTLIATKASRIKHILGDEPALEFGSRRAQEMDAALWGARAAYIGGIEATSNVRAGKLFGIPVAGTHAHSMIQAYQDEYTAFLKYARRHKDCVFLVDTYDTLKSGVPNAIRVAKELGDQINFIGIRIDSGDLAYLSKEARKMLDEAGFPNAKIFASNDLDEDTILNLKSQGAKIDVWGIGTKLITAYDQPALGAVYKMVAIENEQGEMVDTIKISGNPEKVTTPGLKRVYRIVNKINHKAEGDYIALESENPQQEERLKMFHPVYTFISKFVTNFEARDLHVTIFDNGRLVYTSPPLPDIQAYAKESLRLFWEEYKRTLNPEQYPVDLSQACWDNKMENIRKVKETIARMSTKE; this is encoded by the coding sequence ATGAAAAAATATGCCGACGACAGTCTGATGCTTCATACGGACTTATATCAAATCAATATGGTCGAAACGTATTGGGAAGACGGGATGCATGAGCGCCGCGCCGTGTTTGAGGTGTTTTTCCGCAAGCTGCCGTTTGGCAACGGCTATGCGGTGTTCGCTGGGTTGGAGCGCGTGATTCAGTTTTTGCAACAGTTCCGCTTCTCTGACAGCGACATCGACTATTTGCGCCAAGAACTTGGCTACCGTGATGACTTTTTAGACTATTTGCGGACGCTTCGCTTCACCGGCACGGTCCGTTCGATGCGCGAAGGGGAAGTGGTGTTTGCCAACGAACCGATTATGCGCATTGAGGCGCCGCTCGCCGAGGCGCAGCTCATCGAAACGGCTATTTTAAACATCATCAATTTCCAGACGCTCATCGCCACGAAAGCGTCGCGCATTAAGCATATTCTCGGAGACGAGCCGGCTTTGGAGTTCGGCAGCCGGCGGGCGCAGGAGATGGATGCGGCGCTTTGGGGCGCGCGCGCGGCGTATATCGGCGGGATTGAGGCGACATCGAACGTGCGCGCCGGGAAGCTGTTTGGCATTCCGGTCGCCGGAACGCACGCCCATTCGATGATTCAAGCGTATCAGGATGAATACACCGCATTTTTGAAGTATGCACGCCGCCATAAAGATTGTGTCTTTCTTGTCGATACGTATGATACGTTGAAGTCGGGGGTGCCAAACGCCATTCGCGTCGCCAAGGAGTTGGGCGACCAAATCAACTTTATCGGCATCCGCATCGACAGCGGCGACTTGGCCTATTTGTCGAAGGAAGCGCGGAAAATGCTCGATGAAGCCGGATTTCCGAATGCGAAAATTTTTGCCTCAAACGATTTGGACGAAGATACGATTTTAAACTTGAAATCGCAAGGGGCGAAAATCGATGTCTGGGGGATCGGCACAAAGCTCATTACCGCGTACGATCAGCCAGCGCTTGGTGCCGTGTACAAAATGGTGGCGATCGAAAACGAACAGGGAGAAATGGTCGATACGATCAAAATCAGCGGCAATCCGGAAAAAGTGACAACCCCAGGGTTGAAGCGGGTGTACCGCATCGTCAACAAAATCAACCACAAAGCGGAAGGCGACTACATCGCCTTAGAGAGCGAAAACCCGCAACAAGAAGAACGATTGAAAATGTTTCATCCAGTGTATACATTCATCAGCAAATTCGTCACCAATTTCGAAGCGCGTGATTTGCATGTGACGATTTTTGATAACGGACGGCTTGTGTATACGTCGCCGCCGCTTCCGGACATTCAGGCGTATGCGAAAGAAAGTTTGCGCTTGTTTTGGGAGGAGTACAAACGGACGCTCAATCCCGAGCAATATCCGGTCGATTTGAGCCAGGCGTGCTGGGACAATAAGATGGAAAACATCCGCAAGGTGAAAGAAACGATCGCGCGCATGTCGACGAAAGAGTAA
- a CDS encoding (2Fe-2S) ferredoxin domain-containing protein, with product MATWDLTGMKHHVFICNGGTCLRHGGDDVTLAVREEITRLGLDDLVHTTRTRCNGRCQDACVMIVYPDGIWYRQMTPEKAKEVIHRHLQSGELLRTWATYEYCEDGLARLDGTESVIGIQKRRM from the coding sequence ATGGCGACGTGGGACTTAACAGGGATGAAACACCATGTGTTCATTTGCAACGGGGGGACGTGCCTCCGTCATGGCGGGGATGACGTCACGTTGGCGGTCCGTGAAGAGATCACCCGCCTCGGGCTGGATGACCTCGTTCATACGACACGAACGCGCTGCAACGGCCGCTGCCAGGACGCGTGCGTGATGATCGTCTACCCGGACGGCATCTGGTACCGGCAGATGACGCCGGAGAAGGCAAAAGAGGTCATCCATCGCCATTTGCAAAGCGGCGAGCTGCTTCGTACATGGGCGACGTATGAATATTGTGAAGACGGGTTGGCCCGTCTTGACGGGACGGAGTCGGTTATTGGCATTCAAAAGAGGAGGATGTAA
- a CDS encoding GNAT family N-acetyltransferase: MWTIIDYQNGPFTVTTDRRRVQLERVYGFLARSYWANERSRETIVKSLDHSLCFSLFHEEAQIGMARVITDGATFAYLCDVFIDEAYRGHGLGKWLLSCVLAHPDVAAVRKVMLATKDAHGLYERFGFAAPSEPERLMERIQEPQTE; the protein is encoded by the coding sequence ATGTGGACGATCATCGACTACCAAAACGGACCGTTTACCGTGACAACGGACCGCCGTCGCGTGCAGCTTGAGCGCGTATACGGCTTTCTCGCTCGCTCGTATTGGGCGAATGAGCGCAGCCGGGAAACGATCGTCAAATCGCTCGACCATTCGCTTTGCTTTTCTCTTTTTCATGAAGAGGCACAAATCGGCATGGCGCGCGTCATCACCGATGGGGCGACATTCGCCTATCTCTGCGACGTGTTCATCGATGAAGCATACCGCGGGCATGGGCTCGGGAAATGGCTGTTGTCATGCGTGCTCGCCCATCCTGATGTCGCCGCGGTCCGCAAGGTGATGCTCGCGACCAAAGACGCGCACGGATTGTATGAGCGGTTCGGTTTTGCCGCGCCAAGCGAGCCGGAGCGGCTGATGGAACGGATTCAAGAGCCGCAAACGGAGTAA
- a CDS encoding DNA topoisomerase III: protein MKVIIAEKPDQGATLASIFQTKKRQGYIEILPNDLFPDGAYMTWAIGHLFQLAPPERYRPEWKRWTLNTLPIVPERFEYEIEKAKAKQFQVIKELLRKPEVTEIIHAGDAGREGELIVRNVIRLSGVNKPIRRLWLSSLTPKAIEEGFRRLLDERTTRPLYEEAYARACADWLVGMNASRVYSLLLKERGMNDVFSVGRVQTPTLALIVRREREIEQFRSEPFWEVVASFVIGDKRYEGKWTNENGQTRLKDEEMAKQIAAFCQGKRAEVADVRTERKTYQPPLLFNLSTLQATANKLYRFSPKKTLDVLQSLYQKGIVSYPRSDSMHVTRGEAETFPAILQKLSSFPAYASYFPLPRPSILQNKRYVNEKKVTDHYAIIPTEQVVDPEKLSADERNVYDLVVRRLIAAHHQAAVMDYTTVTTLVDGRARFVSKGRKVVEEGWRTVIRPHEEEKDAVLPPLERGEAGEAAAVKVKEGKTEPPKRYTEGELITLMKTAGTFLDDEELEKVLAKTEGLGTEATRAAIITMLKERKYIEVKNNLVYPTDKAKVLIEALGGTILASPEMTAKWEQRLSEIGEGAASPAAFMEQVKKLAQKVVADAIAAAPAWNFNGVDTASIQRTRTKKTIGEKLGPCPLCGGTVIDKGTLYGCDQYAKTKCSFTIAKRILGKSISAANVKKLLAKGKTNVIKGFKKGGKTFDAVLVWNENEKKLSFQFPKR, encoded by the coding sequence ATGAAAGTCATTATTGCGGAAAAACCGGACCAAGGGGCGACGCTCGCCTCGATTTTTCAGACGAAAAAACGGCAAGGATATATCGAAATTTTGCCGAATGACTTGTTTCCGGATGGGGCGTATATGACATGGGCGATCGGGCATTTGTTCCAGCTCGCCCCGCCCGAGCGGTACCGCCCGGAGTGGAAACGGTGGACGCTCAACACGTTGCCGATCGTCCCGGAACGGTTCGAGTATGAGATCGAAAAAGCGAAGGCGAAACAGTTTCAAGTGATTAAGGAGTTGCTGCGGAAGCCGGAAGTGACGGAAATCATCCATGCGGGAGACGCCGGGCGCGAGGGGGAGCTCATTGTACGCAACGTGATCCGCCTGAGCGGCGTTAACAAGCCGATCAGGCGGCTTTGGCTGTCATCGTTGACCCCGAAGGCCATCGAAGAAGGGTTTCGCCGTTTGCTTGACGAGCGAACGACGCGTCCGCTCTATGAAGAAGCGTACGCCCGCGCCTGCGCGGATTGGCTCGTCGGCATGAACGCTTCGCGCGTGTACAGCCTGTTGCTGAAAGAGCGCGGGATGAACGATGTGTTCTCCGTCGGGCGCGTGCAGACGCCGACCTTGGCTCTTATTGTCCGGCGCGAGCGGGAAATCGAGCAGTTCCGCTCGGAGCCGTTTTGGGAAGTCGTCGCTTCGTTTGTCATCGGCGACAAGCGCTACGAAGGAAAATGGACGAATGAAAACGGTCAAACGCGTCTCAAGGACGAGGAGATGGCGAAACAAATCGCGGCCTTTTGCCAAGGAAAACGAGCGGAAGTCGCCGACGTCCGCACCGAGCGGAAAACGTATCAGCCGCCGCTGTTGTTCAACCTATCGACGCTGCAGGCGACAGCGAACAAGCTGTACCGCTTCTCGCCGAAAAAAACGCTCGATGTGCTGCAATCGCTCTATCAAAAAGGAATCGTTTCGTACCCGCGTTCGGATTCGATGCATGTGACTAGGGGAGAGGCGGAAACGTTCCCGGCCATTTTGCAAAAACTGTCGTCGTTTCCGGCGTACGCTTCGTATTTTCCGCTGCCGCGGCCGTCGATTTTACAGAATAAACGTTATGTAAACGAGAAAAAAGTGACCGACCACTACGCGATCATCCCGACGGAACAGGTCGTTGACCCGGAGAAGCTGTCGGCCGACGAGCGGAACGTGTACGATTTAGTCGTCCGCCGCTTGATCGCCGCCCACCACCAGGCGGCGGTCATGGATTATACGACCGTCACGACGTTGGTTGACGGTCGGGCTCGCTTCGTTTCCAAAGGAAGGAAGGTCGTTGAGGAGGGGTGGCGCACCGTCATCCGTCCGCATGAGGAGGAGAAAGACGCGGTGCTGCCCCCGCTCGAGCGGGGCGAAGCGGGAGAGGCGGCCGCTGTCAAGGTGAAAGAAGGGAAAACCGAGCCGCCGAAACGGTATACGGAAGGCGAACTCATCACCTTGATGAAAACGGCGGGAACATTTTTGGACGATGAGGAGCTGGAAAAAGTGCTCGCCAAAACGGAAGGGCTCGGCACGGAAGCGACAAGGGCGGCGATCATTACGATGCTGAAGGAACGGAAATACATTGAAGTAAAAAATAACCTCGTCTATCCGACGGACAAGGCGAAAGTATTGATCGAGGCGCTTGGCGGCACGATTCTCGCCTCGCCGGAAATGACAGCGAAATGGGAGCAGCGCCTAAGCGAAATCGGTGAAGGAGCGGCCTCGCCCGCCGCGTTTATGGAACAGGTGAAAAAGCTGGCGCAAAAAGTGGTCGCTGACGCCATCGCCGCCGCCCCAGCTTGGAATTTCAACGGGGTCGACACCGCCTCGATCCAGCGGACGAGAACGAAAAAAACGATCGGTGAGAAGCTCGGGCCGTGCCCGCTTTGCGGAGGGACCGTCATCGACAAAGGAACGTTGTACGGCTGCGACCAGTACGCGAAAACAAAATGCTCGTTTACGATCGCCAAACGCATTCTCGGCAAATCGATTTCGGCGGCCAATGTGAAAAAGCTGCTGGCAAAAGGAAAAACCAATGTCATTAAAGGATTCAAAAAAGGCGGAAAAACGTTTGACGCTGTCCTTGTGTGGAATGAAAACGAGAAGAAATTGTCGTTTCAGTTTCCGAAGCGGTGA
- the rraA gene encoding ribonuclease E activity regulator RraA gives MKTADLCDEFLDELQVCEVPFQSYGGKQMFSGPIATVDVFEDNVLVREALETVPAGTVLVIDGKGSRRAALLGDRLAQIACERGLAGVIIHGCIRDSAEIGAMPIGVMAIGTCPVKSKKEGKGARDVVLEFGGVRWEPGAYVYADADGVVVAREDLSVKNG, from the coding sequence ATGAAAACAGCCGATTTATGCGATGAATTTTTAGACGAGCTGCAAGTATGCGAGGTGCCGTTCCAATCATATGGCGGAAAACAGATGTTTTCCGGGCCGATTGCGACGGTCGACGTGTTTGAGGACAACGTGCTTGTCCGGGAAGCGCTCGAGACCGTTCCAGCGGGGACGGTGCTTGTCATTGACGGAAAAGGGTCGCGCCGCGCCGCGCTATTAGGCGACCGGCTGGCGCAAATCGCTTGCGAGAGGGGGCTTGCTGGCGTCATCATCCACGGCTGCATCCGCGATTCAGCGGAAATTGGCGCCATGCCGATTGGAGTAATGGCGATCGGCACATGTCCCGTGAAAAGCAAAAAAGAAGGAAAAGGCGCCCGCGACGTTGTGCTCGAGTTTGGCGGCGTGCGCTGGGAGCCGGGCGCATACGTGTACGCCGATGCGGACGGCGTTGTCGTCGCGCGCGAAGATTTGTCAGTCAAAAATGGTTGA
- a CDS encoding aldo/keto reductase, with protein sequence MERIRLADDLTFSRLIHGCWRFADWGYSAEQLLGLIEFCLERGITTFDHADIYGNYTCESRFGEALALQPSLRGQMEIVTKCGIKLPSKYGMKSYDTSKDHIIASVEQSLRNFRTDYIDVLLIHRPDPFMNPEEVAEAFLRLKQDGKVRYFGVSNFKRSQWELLQSYLPFPLVTNQIEASAYRLENFADGTVDLCLEKRVPPMVWSPLAGGAIFSADDDRAVRLRGTLEQVRGEAGAATIDEVLYAWLLVHPARMMPIVGSGKRERIERAVRALSLPLSREQWFAIWQSSMGHEVP encoded by the coding sequence ATGGAACGAATCCGTTTAGCGGACGATTTGACTTTTTCTCGCCTGATTCACGGCTGTTGGCGGTTTGCCGACTGGGGCTATTCAGCCGAGCAGCTGCTCGGGCTCATCGAATTTTGCCTTGAGCGAGGCATCACCACGTTTGACCATGCCGATATTTACGGCAACTACACGTGCGAATCGCGCTTTGGCGAGGCGTTGGCGTTACAGCCAAGCTTGCGCGGCCAGATGGAGATCGTGACGAAATGCGGCATTAAGCTGCCATCGAAGTACGGAATGAAGTCGTACGATACAAGCAAAGATCATATCATCGCTTCGGTCGAGCAGTCGCTGCGGAATTTCCGCACCGATTATATCGATGTGCTGCTGATCCACCGCCCCGATCCATTCATGAACCCCGAAGAGGTGGCCGAGGCGTTTTTGCGGCTGAAACAGGATGGAAAGGTGCGTTATTTCGGCGTCTCGAACTTTAAACGTTCGCAGTGGGAACTGTTGCAGTCGTATTTGCCGTTTCCTCTCGTCACCAACCAAATCGAAGCATCGGCGTACCGGCTCGAAAATTTTGCAGACGGCACAGTGGATCTTTGTCTGGAAAAGCGGGTTCCGCCGATGGTGTGGTCGCCGCTCGCTGGTGGAGCGATTTTTTCCGCTGACGATGACCGGGCGGTGCGTCTGCGCGGGACGCTTGAACAAGTGCGGGGCGAAGCGGGCGCTGCGACGATCGATGAAGTGCTGTATGCGTGGCTTCTCGTTCATCCAGCGCGGATGATGCCGATTGTCGGATCGGGAAAACGAGAACGCATCGAGCGGGCGGTGCGGGCGCTGTCTTTGCCGCTTTCCCGCGAGCAATGGTTCGCCATTTGGCAAAGCTCCATGGGGCATGAGGTGCCATAA